A genomic window from Serinus canaria isolate serCan28SL12 chromosome 4A, serCan2020, whole genome shotgun sequence includes:
- the SH2D1A gene encoding SH2 domain-containing protein 1A, which translates to MDTLPVYHGAITREAGEKLLLAAGTDGSYLLRDSETIPGVYCLCVLHQGYVYTYRVSQTETGSWSAETAPGVHRRLFRKVHNLISAFQKPNQGIVTPLQNPVVNHMKANYSPGRNEGYDFHLQPS; encoded by the exons ATGGACACACTGCCCGTCTACCACGGGGCCATCACCcgagaggctggggagaagctgctgctggcggCGGGCACGGACGGCAGCTACCTGCTGAGGGACAGCGAGACCATCCCGGGGGTCTACTGCCTCTGCGTGCT gcATCAGGGTTATGTTTATACCTACAGAGTCTCCCAGACAGAAACTGGATCCTGGAGTGCTGAG ACAGCGCCTGGGGTCCACCGGAGGCTCTTTCGGAAAGTGCACAACCTCATTTCAGCCTTCCAGAAACCCAACCAAGGCATTGTAACACCCCTGCAGAACCCAGTTGTCAACCACATGAAAGCCAACTACTCCCCAG GGAGGAATGAAGGCTATGACTTCCACCTGCAGCCATCATGA